The window AATTTAtccctttttttccttttttttttttttaagatcaGAATGGGAGCTAATCAAGTGCAGCTTTGTTTCTTCGACCCGTCAACGGTTTTGGCAAGCCATCAAAAATTGGTCTCGAAGCAGTTGAAATTGCCTGAGACCAGATTGATGATGTGATGCCGTTTTCTTGATCTGGTAAACTTGATGTACTTGACGACTTCCTGAACGCAGCAAACCCGTCGGCAGATACGAATGAATCCCCCAGACCTATTGGAATTGGAATCAATCCAACTTCATTGTCGTTTGCCAAATTAGCTCTACTAGAAGATTTGGGTCTTTGAGCCAATAAGCCTTTTCCAGCAGATGATGAGAAGCCGTTACTACCACTACTGCTGTTTTCATCTTTCAAGAGCATTTCGGGCGAATTGGAAAAGTCAGCTACTGATTTCTGGCGCCTTCTGATCAGTTTATCACTCAATTTGTTATCTCCGTCCCCGGCTTCTATAGATTGAACATCATCGCTCACCTCTCCTTTTTCACCCAGACATCCATTCACTAAACTTTTGGATTTTCGATGGTGATGTGTTAGTAAGAAGTCCAAATGCTGGGAGGTCCCATAAACTGGCACATCTTCTAAATAATGAGAGGCTCCTTTCATGTACACTGCCATTTCCAAACCGTCGGTTCTGCTCCTCTGATCAGATGGTTTAAGTCCATAGTAACCTTGTAAAGAGCTCATGGCTGGGGACACCCTTTGATCGGAAGACTTCAATTTGAGAGACTGGAAAGATTCAAAGAATTCTGATGAAAGACGATTTGGAGACCTTTCGGCACTGCTCTGTCTGCACAAGGATTCACTTATCAACATATCATAATGGGCAACATATTATGatcattcatttcttttttaattgtaacGAACATGATGTGATTTTATACATCACTTGAGATGAATTTCAATGTGGAAGTTTACTCacttggaaataaaaaattataaccaatttattttgcaaatCAGATCAACAATGGTGAACCAGTTTCAAATAGTAGCATTTTGTATGCTTTTAAATCTCTTCATACGTTCAACATGAGAATGATATATGCCATCAATATATAGCATCCACACTTAGAAATCACAATCAGTGCCACTGTCTAACCATAACCAACAATTTCTACAGCAAAAGAACTATTCAGTATAGACTATTCCAACGCATGACCTCCATCAAAAAAACAAGAACCATTAGTTTCTTCAAGGGTTCCTTTAGGCCACTCGCATATTTTTATGGATGGAAATACTACTTGAACCCCAAACTTAATTTCAAACCCTAAATGACCAATAACTGTTCTCCAACTCGATATTGAGCTCAACAATCCAACTCACATCATTATCGTGAAATAATATGTGAAAACAATAtgatagatattaaaataGCAAACACATACCCTGCCGTGTTTAGACCTTCTAATAGACAAGGAGATGGAGGATGTCTTCCAGGAAGAGGAATCTGAAGAGATTTGAGAGCAAACATTTGAAAGTCTGTAACTAGACCATTCATCTTCTTTATATCTGCAACCTGGCAAATCACCATAAACGACAATTACAAATTTCTCCTAAAAGACTAAGAGACTCATTTTATAGCAAAAATTACATTTGACAGAGTAATAATTGTGTTCTATGCGTACAATATATAACCAAATGACAATGTTGTTATTtgataagaaatgaaattttcattgatatatcTCGATAAGAAATAATATCACAAATAGTATTGACGCTAGATGATAGAAATTGACTAACTTTGAAGTGAAATTTTCTACTGTATGGCTACCACAAGCAAACTAACAATTCAGGAAGGTGGGTAATTTTTCCAATAAATATCACCAGTTATTGTTTGATTATAGGCCTTGTAACTTGTgggaaaatatcaaattatgcTCTAGACTTGGAAACTGTATCAAGTAAAACCAGAATTAATGGCCAATGTAATTCGCAATCGATTTACACCCTCCATAAAATTTCATGTAAAAAATCTAGTTTGAAACGTGTCCTTATTTCAATCAAACTCCTAATTTTTTAAGTCAATTTAGACATTTTATTAAGATTGTCCTTGAAAATCATCAAGACATCAATTGCACATTAGTAGACTTCTTCAAATGAAGGATTAACAAAATGGTCAATTAGAATTGACGCATGGACTGTTCTCCAAAGCCAACCTTAtccaaaagaaacaaattgaaataattgtcCCAAAATTTAAggtataaattaatattctcCCTAATTTCGATATCATAAATGTTTGCGCCCCAACAAAAACTACGCTTCCGCCCCTTCTTAACTCTAGTTGATACTTTGAAGAGGCCATATTAAGTGGGAAgaacagaaaagaaagaaaaaaaactaatgcaCATCTGTTCATGGTTGATGGTTGATGGTTGATGGCCCATGCTAGTCTAATGATTATCTCAGGAGGGGGAAAAAGTTCTGgtttattcaattttcaatataaagcCGACATAAGCCTCTTTTGGTCATGGAAGAAAATTCAAGGTATGGATGAGTTGTCATCGATCTGATACCTTTAGAAATCATGCCAGGCCAAAGAGAAGAAAGTAACTCTACCTTTGTCggtataaatcataaaatcattatataaaaaaagttaaaaatagaTGGAAAAAGGAACATCTGACACGCcaatataacaatataaagCAAAAACAACTTGAAATCAATCATTTCATTGTTTTCCTATCATAACAGCGActgaaagaaattaaagagcaTTCAGCCTAATGCAAATTCAAAAATTCTCTTTATACTCTAAACTCATTAAAAATTCTGAAATGTAGTTTACCTCAACTCCATACTTGATTGCAACTCCAGCAAGAGTATCAAATTTAGAAACCGGATGCACGATGCAATTCGAAGAAGATGAAACCTGCGACGTTTTCCCAGAGCTTCTTCCATCAGGAGTATTTTCACCATAGACATCCGCTAGATCTAACGAATGATATCCATTGCTCTCACAACTATAATCACAATTCCCATTTCCATTCATCCGCCCCCTTTCCATCTGCGCCGCTCAAATCCACCATCAAAATCAGTTTCcgtcaagaaaacaaaaccatcATTGAATCCTTCCTAAATTGAACAACCGatccaaaaatcaaaaatcaaaaaccaGAAACGAAAAACCAGAAAAACGAATCGCCCCGTAAAACAATCCGCGATAATGAGGATGAACAAAAACACGAAAAATAACCCTAGATCTGAGTTGTGAAAAGAACAAACGCGAATCGTTAAAGaatctttttctcctttcaagatcaaaacaattcgcaatccaaaattttccaggaaaaataaggaaagatTTTCtctcgttttttcttttccttcttttcttcgtTGTTTCACAAACCCCCCCTCGAAAAAACAATGTATATCATACAATGATATAGTTTTGACAAATGACGATcatattttcctttaaatatttcaaaatccttattttataattttaataacaattcaTTGGGCTGGtcattattaaattacaaGGCCCAATACCAAACTATATGGGCCGTTATTTGTCGGTGGGCCCAAGGGAAATTCCGGCAATGTACCCGTAAATGGAACTGTAGGCTTCGTTTTTTTTCGGCCGAAGCGCGTGGGGCCCGGTGACAGGTAAGCGCGTGTGGGGT of the Cucumis sativus cultivar 9930 chromosome 3, Cucumber_9930_V3, whole genome shotgun sequence genome contains:
- the LOC101221951 gene encoding uncharacterized protein LOC101221951, encoding MERGRMNGNGNCDYSCESNGYHSLDLADVYGENTPDGRSSGKTSQVSSSSNCIVHPVSKFDTLAGVAIKYGVEVADIKKMNGLVTDFQMFALKSLQIPLPGRHPPSPCLLEGLNTAGQSSAERSPNRLSSEFFESFQSLKLKSSDQRVSPAMSSLQGYYGLKPSDQRSRTDGLEMAVYMKGASHYLEDVPVYGTSQHLDFLLTHHHRKSKSLVNGCLGEKGEVSDDVQSIEAGDGDNKLSDKLIRRRQKSVADFSNSPEMLLKDENSSSGSNGFSSSAGKGLLAQRPKSSSRANLANDNEVGLIPIPIGLGDSFVSADGFAAFRKSSSTSSLPDQENGITSSIWSQAISTASRPIFDGLPKPLTGRRNKAALD